The following coding sequences lie in one Synechococcus sp. PCC 7336 genomic window:
- a CDS encoding pentapeptide repeat-containing protein, whose translation MNVREFLNHYSHGQRKYVGIRLHAADLKGASLSPIDLSRADLSHADLSYADLRDARLEHANLTNADLSWANLAGANLVDINLIGAELSEANLAGVDLSRGDLRCAQLQGANLEGVNFKNADLEGVSLQRANLRNTKFEGADLAGADLTGADIAGSDLKPGEIPENPHVASHCWVTWAGDRGEVSGSSATV comes from the coding sequence ATGAACGTGCGCGAATTTTTGAACCATTACAGTCACGGCCAAAGGAAGTATGTCGGCATCAGACTGCATGCCGCCGATTTAAAAGGAGCCAGTCTGTCGCCCATCGATTTGAGCCGTGCCGATCTGAGCCATGCCGATCTGAGCTATGCCGATTTGAGGGATGCCCGACTGGAACATGCCAATTTGACTAACGCCGATTTGAGTTGGGCCAATTTAGCTGGAGCAAATCTAGTGGATATTAACCTGATTGGAGCGGAATTATCTGAGGCCAATTTGGCCGGGGTCGATCTGAGCCGGGGAGATCTGCGCTGCGCCCAGCTTCAAGGGGCGAATTTAGAAGGGGTCAACTTCAAGAATGCCGATCTAGAGGGGGTCAGCCTCCAACGGGCCAACCTCAGAAACACCAAGTTTGAGGGGGCAGACTTAGCGGGGGCAGACTTGACTGGAGCCGATATTGCGGGCAGCGACTTAAAACCCGGCGAGATTCCTGAAAATCCTCATGTCGCCAGCCATTGTTGGGTCACTTGGGCAGGCGATCGGGGCGAAGTTTCGGGCTCGTCGGCTACCGTTTAA
- a CDS encoding RidA family protein codes for MLEYITLPQGQLPPVAPYSHAVRAGEFLFVTGQLSEVPETGEMALGAIAAQTRRVMENLRLVLEHAGTGFDKVVMVRIFLTDFRDYDVANQVYASYFEPGRLPCRTTVGVLGLAGQGNVEIDLIVYCGE; via the coding sequence GTGTTGGAATACATCACCTTGCCGCAGGGGCAGCTACCCCCGGTTGCCCCTTACTCCCATGCCGTCCGGGCTGGAGAGTTTCTGTTTGTGACGGGGCAGCTCTCGGAAGTGCCCGAGACAGGGGAGATGGCATTGGGGGCGATCGCCGCGCAAACCCGACGGGTGATGGAAAACCTCCGCCTCGTTTTAGAACATGCGGGAACGGGGTTTGACAAAGTGGTGATGGTGCGAATCTTTCTGACGGATTTTCGCGATTACGATGTGGCAAATCAGGTGTATGCCTCCTATTTCGAGCCCGGTCGCTTGCCCTGCCGCACCACGGTTGGAGTGCTGGGCTTAGCGGGGCAGGGCAATGTCGAAATCGACCTGATTGTCTATTGCGGCGAGTAG
- a CDS encoding Uma2 family endonuclease translates to MVALQSPKLTAAEYLDWEARQELRHEYIDGDIIAMTGGSIPHNFIYLNFYRALYPHLNQRGCYAYTSDVKCQLGPQGPYFYPDLMASCDDRDKTATQFVQFPKLIVEVLSPSTEAYDRGEKFSHYRKLPSLQEYVLIQSERIGVECFRRTNGNLWLFQAYGPGDTIALESLDFSCPIALIYENVQLPSQDPAIAPTEPRSQDSSSTD, encoded by the coding sequence ATGGTTGCCCTCCAATCCCCCAAGCTAACTGCCGCAGAATACCTAGACTGGGAAGCCCGCCAAGAACTGCGCCACGAATACATCGACGGCGACATCATCGCCATGACCGGCGGCTCCATCCCCCACAACTTCATCTACCTCAACTTCTACCGAGCCCTCTACCCCCACCTCAACCAACGGGGCTGCTACGCCTACACGTCAGATGTTAAATGCCAACTCGGTCCTCAAGGCCCCTACTTCTACCCCGACCTAATGGCAAGCTGCGACGATCGCGACAAAACCGCCACCCAATTCGTCCAATTCCCCAAACTCATCGTCGAAGTCCTTTCCCCCAGCACAGAAGCCTACGACCGAGGCGAAAAATTCTCCCACTACCGCAAACTCCCCTCCCTGCAAGAATACGTCCTCATCCAATCCGAACGCATCGGCGTCGAATGCTTCCGCCGCACCAACGGCAACCTCTGGCTCTTCCAAGCCTACGGCCCCGGAGACACGATCGCCCTCGAAAGCCTGGACTTCAGTTGCCCGATCGCCCTCATCTACGAAAACGTCCAATTGCCATCACAAGACCCCGCGATCGCCCCGACAGAACCGCGCTCTCAAGACTCCAGCTCGACTGACTGA
- a CDS encoding 4a-hydroxytetrahydrobiopterin dehydratase — protein MAVLAQQTCIPCRGDMPPASAAEIAALAPQVPDWNIVKSNGEDRLERTYLFADFKSALAFSQRVGEAADRVGHHPAILTEWGKVTVTWWTHAIHGLHRNDFIMAARTDEIARAFS, from the coding sequence ATGGCAGTACTGGCACAGCAAACTTGCATTCCTTGCCGAGGGGATATGCCCCCTGCGAGCGCGGCAGAGATTGCCGCACTCGCCCCTCAAGTTCCCGACTGGAACATCGTCAAATCCAATGGCGAAGATCGTCTCGAGCGCACTTATCTCTTTGCCGATTTCAAATCTGCTCTAGCATTTAGCCAGCGGGTGGGCGAAGCAGCAGACCGAGTCGGCCATCATCCCGCCATTCTGACGGAGTGGGGCAAGGTTACGGTGACCTGGTGGACCCATGCCATCCACGGGTTACATCGCAATGATTTTATTATGGCGGCCCGCACTGATGAAATCGCCCGAGCGTTTAGCTAG
- the pcrA gene encoding DNA helicase PcrA: MPITSSLDLSHLNDAQRRAAAHYEGPLLVVAGAGSGKTRTLTYRIASLVLNHRVNPEHILAVTFTNKAAREMKQRIEQLFADRRAEEQFGKAFQDLAPLEQTRLRSQVYKNLIKPMWIGTFHSLCSRILRFDIEKFKDERGRQWQRNFSIFDDSDSNDAVKKIVVRDLELDDRKFNPRSVRYAISNAKNQGLTPSQFEQQEPNFRGRNIAEVYRRYQDVLAQNNALDFDDLIWVPMLLFKQNEAVLDYWHRQFRHILVDEYQDTNHTQYELVRLLTTNDRLRTDWDWRDRSVFAVGDGDQSIYAFRGADYRILMGFQDNFGDGQPDDRTQTLVKLEENYRSSANILQVANALIQRNTERIDKVLRPTRPEGDAIRYYRAEHEQDEANFAIGQIRALMQQDEISRSYGDFAILYRTNAQSRPFEDQLLRWGLPYTVVGGLRFYDRKEIKDILAYLKVIHNSADTLSITRIINTPRRGIGSSTVAKLQDAAQQLGMPLWEILSDETSVKSLVGRSSSKVIQFAQMVDNWRSQAETLTVLRLLEIVADESGYVRELKLQNNDESESRLENIQELFNAVQQFQEESDDPTLSAYLSQASLSSNLEDLQKEEKSISLMTLHSAKGLEFPVVFLVGLEQGLFPHFRSQDDAEAMEEERRLCYVGITRAEEQLYITHAEARRLYGRRELALPSPFLTELPQAALLPLSDSALPTQKKEPALMRKSIRDAEQQKPTPRVKTQTVANWKVGDRLEHSQFGQGQITHVFGVGNKVSIAVKFIGLGQQKILDPRLAPIEKL; this comes from the coding sequence ATGCCCATTACCTCCAGCCTGGACTTAAGTCACCTAAACGACGCTCAGCGGCGGGCTGCCGCCCATTACGAAGGACCGTTGCTGGTGGTGGCAGGGGCAGGTTCGGGCAAAACACGCACCCTCACCTATCGCATTGCCAGCCTCGTCCTCAACCATCGGGTCAACCCCGAACACATCCTGGCGGTCACCTTTACGAACAAAGCCGCGCGGGAAATGAAGCAGCGCATCGAGCAGCTCTTTGCCGATCGCCGAGCAGAAGAGCAGTTTGGCAAAGCCTTTCAAGACCTCGCGCCACTGGAACAGACCCGCTTGCGATCGCAAGTCTACAAAAACCTCATCAAGCCCATGTGGATCGGCACCTTCCACAGCTTGTGCTCGCGCATCTTGCGCTTCGACATCGAGAAATTTAAAGACGAACGCGGACGACAGTGGCAGCGCAATTTCTCCATTTTTGACGATTCCGACTCGAACGATGCCGTCAAAAAGATCGTCGTCAGGGATCTGGAACTAGACGATCGCAAATTCAACCCCCGCTCCGTCCGCTACGCCATCAGTAACGCCAAAAACCAAGGGCTCACCCCCTCCCAATTTGAACAACAGGAACCCAACTTTCGCGGACGCAATATCGCCGAAGTCTACCGCCGCTATCAAGATGTCTTGGCCCAAAACAACGCCCTCGACTTCGACGACCTGATTTGGGTGCCCATGCTGCTGTTCAAGCAAAACGAAGCCGTGCTCGATTACTGGCACCGCCAGTTCCGCCACATTCTCGTGGACGAATACCAAGACACCAACCACACCCAATACGAACTGGTACGACTGCTGACCACCAACGATCGCCTCCGCACCGATTGGGACTGGCGCGATCGCTCTGTCTTTGCCGTCGGCGACGGCGACCAATCCATCTACGCCTTTCGCGGTGCCGACTATCGCATTCTGATGGGCTTTCAAGACAACTTTGGCGACGGGCAGCCCGACGATCGCACCCAAACCCTGGTGAAGTTAGAGGAAAATTACCGCTCCAGCGCCAATATTTTGCAAGTGGCCAACGCCCTAATCCAACGCAACACCGAACGCATCGATAAAGTCTTGCGCCCCACCCGCCCCGAAGGGGACGCCATTCGCTACTATCGGGCCGAACACGAGCAGGACGAAGCCAATTTTGCGATCGGTCAAATCCGCGCCCTGATGCAACAAGACGAGATATCGCGCTCCTACGGCGATTTCGCCATTCTCTACCGCACCAACGCCCAATCCCGCCCCTTCGAAGACCAACTGTTGCGTTGGGGCTTGCCCTACACTGTTGTGGGGGGCCTGCGCTTTTACGATCGCAAAGAAATCAAAGATATCCTGGCCTATCTCAAAGTCATCCACAACTCCGCCGACACCCTCAGCATTACTCGCATTATCAACACTCCCCGGCGCGGCATCGGCTCTTCCACCGTTGCCAAATTACAGGATGCAGCGCAGCAGTTGGGTATGCCCCTGTGGGAGATTCTGTCGGACGAAACCTCGGTCAAAAGCTTGGTCGGTCGCAGCAGTAGCAAGGTGATTCAGTTTGCCCAAATGGTAGATAATTGGCGATCGCAAGCCGAAACCCTCACCGTTCTGAGGCTGCTGGAAATTGTGGCAGACGAATCGGGCTACGTGCGAGAGTTGAAATTGCAAAATAACGATGAATCGGAAAGTCGCCTGGAAAACATTCAAGAACTGTTCAACGCCGTTCAACAATTTCAAGAAGAAAGCGACGATCCCACCCTATCGGCTTACCTCTCCCAAGCCTCCCTCAGCAGCAACCTCGAAGACTTACAGAAGGAAGAAAAGAGCATCTCTCTGATGACGCTGCACAGTGCCAAAGGTTTGGAATTCCCAGTCGTGTTCTTAGTGGGCCTGGAACAGGGACTGTTCCCCCATTTCCGCTCGCAGGACGATGCCGAAGCAATGGAAGAGGAGCGCCGCCTCTGCTATGTCGGCATCACCCGCGCTGAAGAACAGCTCTACATCACCCATGCCGAAGCCCGCCGCCTCTACGGTCGCCGCGAGTTGGCCTTGCCGTCCCCCTTCCTGACTGAATTGCCCCAAGCTGCCTTACTGCCCCTGTCTGACTCCGCCCTGCCGACTCAAAAGAAAGAACCGGCACTGATGCGCAAGAGTATTCGCGATGCCGAGCAACAGAAGCCTACCCCTCGGGTAAAAACTCAGACGGTGGCGAATTGGAAAGTGGGCGATCGCCTGGAACACAGTCAATTCGGTCAAGGGCAAATCACCCACGTCTTTGGTGTGGGGAATAAGGTCTCCATTGCGGTCAAATTTATTGGTTTGGGCCAGCAAAAGATTCTCGATCCCCGCTTGGCTCCGATTGAAAAGTTGTAG
- a CDS encoding NACHT domain-containing NTPase, giving the protein MGLVKWVEAAEKLLKGLVNIVRSWRELGGLLSPTPEELQQARKALLDAVTVEVTQRWQDSLHHEELIPVEFAANNEAVGRRKPLEIVPDRRLQVRDRPEVALEARETVVEVFDRVDVKGRLLILGQPGSGKTTMLLELAKDLLERAATSDGDPVPVIFELSAWKDSNQTIAAWLVGQLKGLYNLPVQKGGMWVKQNAILPLLDGLDELGMERQVECVAAINEFLQEDVRRQGVVCCRKEEFDRGGVTLARLNGAIYLQPLSDRQIRDYLGVLERSGLWPLLEGDRELMALARAPFLLTIMVASYRGKPIRNRQELFEAYIDVQFDRDLKDSGYSGGEAPGREQTRLWLARLARQLRYESKTSFLIEQMQPNLWLKSARIKLLYRLIFGFFLVLILAPLGALVVALAGSQNWMLATGLIGGSIWGLSKQLNIRPLESLHLSKINFRKSLFWKKLGFGLTLGISLALLLELFLGFTTGSEWGLFPRSILLLSLGLSFGLVIGMILGLESLIEYRTSSNQGVFNSAKNILYISLFSWPFGLLIILIFGFPYQEELAFRWVNLIMAGFGVSLMFGVIFSGAPVIQHVLLRLFLWLNGSVPWNYARFLNYATQLRFMQRIGGQYRFMHDLLREHFATYEPPVDNRTS; this is encoded by the coding sequence ATGGGTCTTGTGAAGTGGGTGGAGGCTGCAGAAAAGCTGCTCAAAGGTCTTGTGAATATCGTCAGAAGCTGGCGGGAGTTAGGTGGGTTGTTGTCTCCGACACCGGAGGAGTTGCAGCAGGCTCGCAAGGCTTTGTTGGATGCAGTGACGGTGGAGGTGACGCAGCGGTGGCAGGATTCTTTGCACCATGAAGAGCTGATTCCGGTTGAGTTTGCGGCGAATAATGAGGCGGTGGGGCGACGCAAGCCGCTGGAGATTGTGCCCGATCGCCGTTTGCAAGTGCGCGATCGCCCTGAGGTGGCGTTAGAGGCAAGGGAAACGGTTGTTGAGGTGTTCGATCGCGTGGATGTGAAGGGGCGGTTGTTGATTTTGGGACAGCCGGGGTCGGGTAAGACCACGATGTTGCTGGAGTTGGCGAAAGATTTGTTGGAGCGGGCGGCGACAAGCGATGGCGATCCGGTACCAGTAATTTTTGAATTGTCGGCTTGGAAGGATAGTAACCAAACAATTGCGGCTTGGTTGGTGGGGCAGTTGAAGGGACTCTACAACTTGCCGGTGCAGAAGGGGGGGATGTGGGTAAAGCAGAATGCGATTTTGCCGCTGTTGGATGGGTTGGATGAGTTGGGGATGGAGCGGCAGGTGGAGTGTGTGGCGGCGATTAATGAGTTTTTGCAAGAGGATGTGCGGCGGCAGGGGGTGGTGTGCTGTCGCAAGGAGGAGTTCGATCGGGGTGGGGTAACGCTGGCTCGGTTGAATGGGGCGATTTATTTGCAGCCGCTGTCGGATCGGCAGATTCGGGATTATTTAGGGGTTTTGGAGCGATCGGGGCTGTGGCCTTTGTTGGAGGGCGATCGCGAGTTGATGGCGCTGGCAAGGGCTCCATTTTTGCTGACGATTATGGTGGCGTCTTATCGAGGAAAGCCCATTCGAAATCGTCAGGAGCTGTTTGAAGCTTATATTGACGTACAGTTTGACCGAGATTTAAAAGATAGTGGGTATTCAGGCGGTGAAGCTCCCGGTCGAGAGCAGACTCGATTGTGGTTGGCTCGTTTGGCTCGACAACTTAGATATGAGTCAAAAACTTCATTTTTGATCGAACAGATGCAACCCAACCTTTGGCTAAAAAGCGCCAGGATAAAACTTCTTTACAGACTGATCTTTGGGTTCTTCTTGGTGTTAATTCTAGCACCGCTCGGAGCACTCGTTGTAGCACTCGCTGGAAGTCAAAACTGGATGCTAGCTACTGGACTAATTGGAGGATCAATTTGGGGACTATCTAAACAGCTAAACATCAGACCTCTAGAATCACTTCATCTCAGTAAGATTAATTTTAGAAAAAGTTTATTTTGGAAGAAGCTAGGCTTCGGACTGACTCTAGGAATTTCATTGGCGCTGCTCTTGGAGCTGTTTTTAGGATTCACGACAGGATCGGAGTGGGGCCTGTTTCCAAGATCGATACTGTTATTGAGCTTAGGACTAAGCTTTGGACTGGTTATAGGGATGATTTTGGGGTTGGAGTCATTAATTGAATATCGAACTAGTTCTAATCAAGGAGTTTTTAATTCGGCTAAAAATATACTGTATATTTCTCTGTTTTCCTGGCCTTTTGGCTTGCTAATTATACTCATTTTTGGTTTTCCCTATCAAGAGGAATTGGCTTTTAGATGGGTGAATCTTATTATGGCAGGATTTGGAGTCAGTCTGATGTTTGGAGTTATCTTTAGTGGTGCTCCCGTTATCCAACATGTATTGCTGCGTCTATTCCTTTGGCTCAATGGTTCTGTGCCCTGGAACTATGCCCGCTTTCTCAACTATGCAACCCAACTCAGATTCATGCAGCGCATTGGCGGTCAATACCGCTTTATGCACGACTTACTCCGCGAGCATTTTGCCACCTACGAGCCACCCGTAGATAATAGAACCAGCTAG
- a CDS encoding amino acid ABC transporter permease: protein MASQLQAETHARPPWWRDEQTLKVVLQVLFIIAIALVAGVLYRNMRIGLDELGLSFGFQFLSNTANFGIGEGIPYTPSDSYLKAILVGAINTMWVSFFSILLATVMGLLLGMARLSSNWLAEKLAGVVTEVFRNIPVLLIIIFWYQGVLLQLPRVRSSISLFDVVFLSNRGLNFPSLTPSLWLIPTLIVAAAVLWAVPKLLKDRPNFPTIGIPVLAGWLGFVLVCAGFWNFAPETPLAVDVPVLGGFNYRGGWKFSVEFLAVMMGLVTYTGAYIAEVVRGAFLAVPRGQWEASRAIGLSELNTFRLVIVPQALRIMLPSLNTQFLTLIKNSSLAIAVGYSDLFNIGSTVINQSGRSVEVFAIVMVSYLSMNLGVSYFMNWLNNRVKLVER, encoded by the coding sequence ATGGCATCGCAATTGCAGGCAGAAACCCACGCCCGTCCCCCTTGGTGGCGAGACGAACAGACCCTTAAAGTGGTCTTGCAAGTCCTGTTTATCATCGCGATCGCCCTTGTGGCAGGGGTGCTGTACCGCAATATGCGGATTGGCCTGGATGAATTGGGCCTCAGCTTTGGCTTTCAGTTTTTGAGCAACACCGCTAACTTTGGTATTGGCGAAGGCATTCCCTACACCCCCTCCGACAGCTATCTCAAGGCGATACTGGTGGGCGCGATCAATACGATGTGGGTGTCATTTTTTAGCATTCTGCTAGCCACAGTTATGGGACTGTTGCTGGGCATGGCCCGCCTCTCCAGCAATTGGTTGGCCGAGAAGCTAGCCGGGGTGGTGACGGAGGTGTTTCGCAACATTCCCGTCCTGCTGATTATCATTTTTTGGTATCAGGGGGTGTTGCTGCAGTTGCCCCGAGTGCGCAGCAGTATTTCGCTGTTCGATGTGGTGTTTTTGAGCAATCGCGGCCTCAACTTTCCCAGCTTGACCCCCAGCTTGTGGCTGATTCCCACCCTGATTGTGGCGGCAGCAGTGCTCTGGGCTGTCCCCAAGCTGTTGAAAGATCGTCCCAATTTCCCGACGATCGGTATACCCGTGCTGGCGGGCTGGCTTGGGTTTGTCCTAGTCTGTGCGGGGTTTTGGAACTTTGCTCCCGAGACGCCGCTGGCGGTGGATGTGCCCGTGCTGGGGGGCTTTAACTATCGGGGGGGATGGAAATTCTCTGTGGAGTTTCTGGCGGTGATGATGGGGCTGGTGACCTATACGGGAGCTTATATTGCGGAAGTGGTGCGGGGGGCATTTTTGGCGGTGCCGCGCGGTCAGTGGGAAGCTTCGCGCGCGATTGGCTTGTCAGAATTGAATACTTTTCGGCTGGTGATTGTGCCGCAGGCATTGCGGATTATGTTGCCATCTTTAAACACGCAGTTTCTGACGCTAATTAAGAATTCCAGCTTGGCGATCGCCGTGGGTTACTCCGATCTGTTCAACATCGGCAGCACAGTGATTAACCAATCGGGGCGATCCGTGGAGGTATTTGCCATTGTTATGGTGTCTTATTTGTCGATGAACCTAGGGGTGTCCTATTTCATGAACTGGCTCAACAATCGCGTCAAACTGGTGGAGCGTTAA
- a CDS encoding amino acid ABC transporter permease produces the protein MTTIASNPETAKPPERKLSPAEWLRQNLFDSWFNTILTLLSVAIVVWVVWGFWHWAFDEQTRWGVISANFKLFASGTYPADQLWRVWLVFGLVMAVLGIAGGAWQGLLMVYVACTGGFLGLLAFVPFGAAQPLLAAVCGATFAGLILGWKRSWLQIASLASWLAVLPLVFLILVSGLWGLQPLNTQVITGLLLTLILAAASLVSAFPIGVLLALGRNNDDLPVVKWFCTLAIELIRGIPLTILLFAAWLMVPIFLAGISVDLLIRAIIGFILFTAVYVAEDIRGGLQSISRGQVEAARALGLNPFQITMLVILPQALRAALPAIVNEFLTLFKDTSLVFIVGMVELLGATRLVYNQPEWLGTQQEALVFAAIIYFVFCYGMAFAAKRVEQSLSLGER, from the coding sequence ATGACGACCATTGCATCCAATCCCGAGACAGCCAAACCTCCCGAGCGCAAACTCAGCCCTGCCGAGTGGCTGCGGCAGAATCTATTTGATTCTTGGTTCAACACTATCCTGACCCTGCTGTCGGTGGCGATCGTGGTGTGGGTCGTGTGGGGATTTTGGCATTGGGCGTTTGACGAACAAACCCGCTGGGGCGTCATTTCCGCTAATTTCAAACTGTTTGCCAGCGGCACTTATCCTGCCGACCAACTGTGGCGGGTGTGGTTGGTCTTTGGCCTCGTGATGGCGGTGCTGGGCATTGCTGGCGGGGCGTGGCAGGGGCTGTTGATGGTCTATGTCGCTTGCACGGGGGGATTTTTGGGGCTACTGGCCTTTGTTCCCTTCGGGGCGGCACAGCCGCTGTTGGCTGCGGTCTGCGGCGCTACGTTTGCAGGCTTAATCCTGGGATGGAAGCGCAGTTGGCTGCAAATTGCCTCTTTGGCCAGTTGGCTGGCGGTATTGCCGCTTGTCTTTCTCATCCTCGTGAGTGGATTGTGGGGGTTGCAACCGCTGAATACACAGGTCATCACGGGTTTGTTGTTGACCTTGATTTTGGCCGCAGCTTCCTTGGTTTCGGCGTTTCCCATCGGCGTCTTGCTGGCCTTGGGGCGCAATAATGATGACTTGCCAGTGGTGAAGTGGTTTTGCACGCTGGCGATCGAACTGATTCGAGGGATTCCTCTCACGATTCTCCTGTTTGCGGCTTGGCTGATGGTGCCGATTTTTTTGGCGGGAATTTCGGTAGACCTGCTCATCCGCGCCATCATTGGTTTTATCCTGTTTACGGCTGTCTACGTGGCGGAAGACATTCGCGGCGGCTTGCAGTCCATCTCTCGCGGACAGGTGGAAGCAGCGCGGGCATTGGGCCTCAACCCATTTCAAATTACGATGTTAGTGATTTTGCCGCAGGCGTTGCGGGCGGCGCTACCGGCGATTGTGAACGAGTTTCTCACCCTGTTTAAAGACACTTCACTCGTTTTCATTGTGGGGATGGTGGAGCTGTTGGGGGCAACCCGTTTGGTATACAACCAGCCCGAGTGGCTGGGCACGCAGCAGGAAGCACTGGTGTTTGCGGCCATTATTTATTTTGTGTTTTGCTACGGCATGGCCTTTGCCGCCAAGCGAGTGGAACAATCGTTGAGTCTCGGGGAGCGCTAG